One stretch of Streptomyces hygroscopicus DNA includes these proteins:
- a CDS encoding ArsR family transcriptional regulator, which yields MGLWLVDADTLARSRFVRSALAETTAALVTLERASAAHPGERAWLDAHLPAYRARLADDPVTALLVRAALGRTWLADFLTQTPGEGEPSLEEELARMRATSPAAARHDLTVSLGRSPLPAALRRDDLPGRLADLLEWVWTEAVRPSWPRRRRIIEADVVARTGRVSQGGWAATLDDLRPGMRWLGGSRLQINAHDNPPRAVHGAQLLLVPVTPATGWVSWDAPHRYAVIYPCAGALTTPGPPPAPDSLARLLGPARASVLVLLDTPKSTTHLVALTGQTLGSVGRHLRVLREARLVRRRRAGRSVLYDRTTAGEVLVEAQRTA from the coding sequence CTGGTCGACGCGGATACGCTCGCGCGCAGCCGGTTCGTCCGCTCCGCCCTGGCCGAGACCACCGCGGCCCTGGTCACCCTGGAGCGGGCGAGCGCCGCGCACCCGGGCGAGCGGGCCTGGCTCGACGCCCATCTGCCCGCCTACCGGGCGCGGTTGGCCGATGACCCGGTCACCGCGCTGCTCGTCCGGGCCGCGCTGGGCCGGACCTGGCTCGCGGACTTCCTCACCCAGACGCCGGGCGAGGGCGAGCCGTCCCTCGAGGAGGAGCTGGCCCGGATGCGCGCGACGTCCCCCGCCGCCGCGCGCCACGACCTCACGGTCTCCCTCGGCCGCTCCCCGCTCCCGGCCGCGCTGCGCCGCGACGATCTGCCGGGGCGGCTCGCGGATCTGCTGGAGTGGGTGTGGACGGAAGCCGTACGGCCCTCCTGGCCGCGCCGCCGCCGGATCATCGAGGCCGATGTGGTGGCGCGCACCGGCCGGGTCAGCCAGGGCGGCTGGGCGGCGACGCTGGACGACCTGCGGCCGGGGATGCGGTGGCTGGGCGGCAGCCGACTGCAGATCAACGCCCACGACAACCCGCCCCGCGCGGTCCACGGCGCCCAGTTGCTCCTCGTCCCCGTCACCCCCGCCACCGGATGGGTCTCCTGGGACGCGCCGCACCGCTATGCCGTGATCTATCCCTGCGCCGGCGCCCTGACCACCCCCGGCCCTCCCCCGGCCCCGGACTCCCTGGCCCGTCTCCTCGGCCCGGCCCGCGCGAGCGTCCTGGTCCTGCTCGACACCCCGAAGAGCACCACCCACCTGGTGGCCCTGACCGGCCAGACCCTGGGCTCGGTCGGCCGCCATCTGCGCGTCCTGCGCGAGGCCCGCCTGGTGCGGCGGCGACGGGCGGGACGGTCGGTTCTGTACGACCGGACGACGGCGGGCGAGGTGCTGGTGGAGGCGCAGCGAACCGCCTAG